Genomic window (Helianthus annuus cultivar XRQ/B chromosome 3, HanXRQr2.0-SUNRISE, whole genome shotgun sequence):
TCTATATAAAAATATAGACGGGCCAGCAAGAAGCTGTAAAACCCAAGGAACGGTTACATGAAACTATCTCGTAAATTGAAGTTACACCATCTACCCCAATTTATATCTTCAAAATTTTGATCTACACCCTATCAACAAGTGTTCCTTAATAATATCCGCTGTTTGTTGAGTCGGTATAGCCCTTTTGATCTCATTTCCAGCCTTCCATATTTCCAGTAGTTTGGAAAATAGCATTGATGATCTTCTTCCATTTACTAGAGCCCACCATGCTATTAACTCTAATGTATCTTTCTTTTAGAGGTAAAGACATAACTCTTTCCCAAATATCTGTCATATATACTCTTGTATTTGTGATAAACAACACTTAGAGATactactttattattattttattttgataaataatactattttattattattttataattaattctgaagtatattgttattattactaacattattatattaatatcaACAAATGTAAACCAAAACATGGTATACAAAATTTGATGTGGTATAATCCAAGTGGCGTAATACTTATTATGTTACTTTAAAActgtaaaataataataattactataGTTCATTTTTTAATAGCCACAAATCCCATTTTTTAATAGCCACAAATCCCATAATAACTCTAGAACATAACGtgatttgtttaattgtttggtGAGTTTTTTCTTTCTGTTTTAGTTAAACCACGTAGCTAATTATGAGTCGTGACTATAAAAAATTAAGCTAAAAATATTGGCTTAAAATTTcttttatatatacacacaccattgtaagttttgtatattaaaaaaaacataatggAAACAAATTTGAGTATTAATgcaaaaaatatttctttattattAGAAACTGTACTACAGTACGTGGTTACATAAagaaaatattaaattattagCAATAAAGATTTAAAAATTATAACTTGATATTTTAAGATAAAATATAAATGAAATTAACTTTCTTAAACTAAGAAATAAATTACAAAGGTTAAAAATAAATTCGAataaatgtctgaatggttcagatatttgtctctgaatgattaagcattatactgagtctgaatggttaagactgaacgattaaacattatactggctcttaataaTTCAGAACTCTTATTGGTTCaccacttaatggttcagacctttcaCTGATTCAGCACTTATCCATTCAGAAGTGGCAAAAGTGCCTCTTATAATTAAAAACATTATTAAATATTGAACTCCTATTTTCGGATGTATGAAAACGAATGTACAGTGGTTAGAAAATTAATATGTAGACCTTTAACATGTTCTAGATATCGCACTTGTTCTAGACTTTGAAAAATAAATTGCACTTAATTAATTGTCATTTTTAAAAAGTTTTGTAAGTTGGTACAAATATAGTACTTTTTGTATAAATCATCAACGTTGATAATTTGAAGAGTAAATTGTAATTTTAGTTAAACcatccgtagtggggcgttttttttttttttttaaattgaaaaaaaacgccTTAAAACGCCCATCcccccattacatggggcgttatttttttaaaaaaattgaaaaaatcgtGGCGTTTTAATCATAACGCTGCACGGGGTTGGAAGGAAAATGGATGTGGCCAATGGAGTGTGAGGAGGACTTTGACTAGCCAATGAGGAGGACTTTGACCTGCAGCAACtacttttctttttttctttttttttaataattggaaGGGGGCATTATAAGACATGCTAACTGACCTGCAGCAACtacttttctttttttcttttttttttttaataattggaaGGGGGCATTATATgtccactacaccacttttgcaatAATGTCCCATGCTAACTaggatgacacgtgtcgaataatgccccatggtgggggcattattttgttCCACCACTACACATCATGGTCTTACCGAGGTTTCATCAAATTTGctactttagtccaaatagtttttttcttgtGGTTTtgtctaaatagttttttttttcttgccagtttagtctaaatagtttgttttctgccattttagtccctgacttttgtcattttcatccaaaccactaactccattaaaaaaaaattagctAACTTAGGTTAATTTTGGTCAAACtgcatttttctttctttttttgcaGGTGCGATGCTATGGGGATGGTGTTGTGTCGGTTTACAGtgaagatgatggcggtggtTGTTAGTTTTACGATGATAGCGGCGGTGTTGGTTGATGACGTGGGTGGCGGAaaagtggccggtggtggtggaaaTGGTGGGTGTTGATGGTGGTGAGGTGGGTGGGTGGTGACGGTGAAGGCAGGTGGAGGCGATGAAAGAAGGTTATGATGGGGTGGGTGGtgggaggaggtggcggtggtcgatgaaaatggcaaaaaatgacaaaagtcagGGACTAAAACACCAGAAaacaatggactaaaatggcaagaaaaaaatTATTTGAAATAAAGTGATAATTTTAGTCAAACCTTAAGTACTAAAATCGCAATTTACTTTAACTAGTTTTTTTCCGCccacgcgttgcggcgggacccaatgactataaaggcgtgtcagcaacggcaaacagataccgaatatcaaaacataaataaaatgacgtggtaaggataatcactccgtcataaaaaaaacaattttaaataacctaatatataataataggacccacacgtcctacacgttggaaattcgattgttttcagtttagttattacggtgctaacacgttaaaatatggatgagctcggtaccggtaacggcggcgaaagtaccgatccggaaaatcattgAAATTAGGtgccggcaccgaaaatgctcggtacaatacgatATGGTATtggaaggtaaaaatcaataaatacaggtatggtgctagaccggtgtcgaaccgaaagtaacgattctggaaacgccaaaaggtgggtaccaaattggtaccgaaaatgatttggtatagtaaatttggtaccgatacgatgccgattcgtttacaggatttgatacgacttgctcatcaatattctaaatatgcAAATTAATTTTACAtgttacaattcattcattacagaaaaagacaaaaaagaaagtaaaataagttgttgtgtatataaaacctcatttaaacgaaatacagtttacttactgtgtgtatgaaaagtaatctaaatggtgcaattacttgcattgctgcgttgctacaggatttgatgagctcggtaccaaccggtaccaaaaataccgttaccgaaatcctcaaaagtgggtaccggtaccgaatatacctagtatggtacggttcggtaccggtcggtactggtatggtaccggtatttgagggtaaaaaccggtgaatacctatgcagaaccggtaccgaaaatacactaatttggtaaatttgagaccggtacctatacccgataccatttgttGATCTCTTAATGATGTATTCCATtctaaatttaatttaaaaataaattataaagcACTGTTCCTgttaccgaatatacctagtatggtacggttcggtaccggtcggtactggtacggcaccggtatttaagggtaaaaaccggtgaataactgtgcagaaccggtaccgaaagtACACGGATTTGGTAAATTTAAGACCGATACCTATAccacggttcggtaccggtacggcaccggtatttaagggtaaaaaccggtgaataactgtgcagaaccggtaccgaaagtACACGGATTTGGTAAATTTAAGACCGATACCTATACCAAATACCATTTACTGATCTCTTAATAATATATTCCACcctaaattaatatatatatttaaaaagaaaGTGAATGAACCACTGTTCATTCGGTTTCTTTTTTATCATATGTTAATGTTAATTTGAATGATCGACTCATGTATGAAGGCAACCTTTTGCGTAATATAAGTTTTCTCTCATATTAGTTTTGACTAAAAGTTCACTAGAATGTATTTTTTCTTTAATTAATACTTTCCGATGTATGATACATGTTATACAAATACAAAACATATAATAAAACAATTTTGTGCAGCTTTTCGAACCACATTTAAGTTTTTCTCATATGTACAAAGGCTGATATTGCTTATTAGGTCTATATGTCACTCTTATATACAATTTAGATATGCTCTTGTGAACAGTAGATTAATTGCACTAATTTTGAATGTTAATCACAATAATACCATTGAGAATAATAATGAAATTGCATGTACACGTGTGTAGAGATGAAACATGAATTGCATGTTTATGCCTATGAACTCTGTGCATTTTTTTCATCAATCAAAACTTTGAATGATAATATGTTAAAACTTTGAAAAATCTTAAGTGGTGTTTTAAAATTGCCATAACTTTAATAGGCCATAACTTTAATATTCATAGCATTTACTCTTTTTGCTATCTTGGTAAATATAACATATTTTATCTATCTTTCGATAAAAGTTTTATTCAAATTAAACAGGTCAAATATATTTAAGTTTTTTTGTTCTTTATTGTGACAAATCGAATTAATATCGTCCAAACGATATCGTTAACGATACGAATGTTCATTATTATGATTTTTTCGTCATTCCTACATGTGACGTGACGAACCGAACCGGTTACAACCAAATAACACCGGTACTTGTACCACTATCATCTGACCCAGTATTAGTattcttttttatttcttttgatGAAAATAATACACGTGTTGATATTCTCTTGTGCGTATATCTCTCAGTTGTTATACCGAGTGTTAGTACTATAACATATCAAACTGATACCAACCAAATGGCCGCTGTAACATGCAGATAGCCCCACTAGTTAGTTACtaaaacaagtcaaaattttaAACCCACACAAATAACTTAGGGAACTGCTTGTTTCAGCTCTTAATGGTTACgttttactggttcaacacttaatggttcagactattTGTTTCGCGAACATATGTCTAAATAGTTCACACATTTGCCTTTGAATGATTATACATTatagacatttgtctctgaacggttaaacattatactggctCCTAATGGTTCAGAGACCTCTTACGGGTTAAATAGTTActcattcagaagttgccaaacactCCATTAATTTATataatcaaacacaaactatttatAAAGCAACTTATTTTGTCCCAAAAATAAACATTTCCATCATCCAAACACCCAAAAGCATTTATATGCATTTTTTAACACATTAAATAAATGGGCctattaaataaaaaagaatatcaAACACCCCTTTTCCACCACATATATTACAAAGAGTATCAAGCATAAATCACAAAAGAACTATTTATAATAGTATAAACATTAAACAGCAAACAAACACATCCCAGTGTACCTTGCATCCCATTTAACATTTCACAATATTGTACAACATTGGTTTGTTTTCTTCGCTTGTTTGTAAAACATCTGTTAAACATAAAAAAGAGATCTTATAAGAGCAACAAACAACACAAAGTAAGACGTCAAATCGTCTGGTCGCAACTACATAAAAATGGTCGATTAGAATTCAAGAactggattaggatcaaatacaaatgatcctaattgtaagaagtgtaagaaggatttatagagtgacaagtgtccaataacctaaaaaaacccactacacaaaaaaaaaaaaaaaaaaaaaccttaaacatccacccccccccccaccaaaaacctaaacccccaccccccaccacatcacccccccccccaaaaaaaaaaaaaaaaaaaaaaaaaaaaaaaaaaaaactttttttgccgggtgggggtgggtgtttaggtttttggtggtgatgtagcgggtttagttttagcttattggatacttgtcactctataaatccttcttacacttcttacaattagaagcctttaggtagcgtttggtatgaaggaataagaggtggaatggaatggaccaTTGTGATGGAATggagaaaagagtgtttggtttgTCGATGGAATGGAATCGTCCATTCCAAAgttcattccattccctcaaaatcattccatccgcccccctgttttttttccattccattcctcttcacccttcattaacaacaccacaacccaccaccgttgctaccacacaccaccaccaccaccgtcacccacctccgccgccacccgccaccggCGCTGCCACCCGCCACCGCTGCCACCCACCGTCGCCACTGCCACCTTCGATCATCGCCACCACCCACCTTcgatcatcaccaccaccattgaCACTGCCACCTCCAATCATCGCCACCACCCACCGCTGCCACCGCTATCAACCGCCGCCACCGCTAtcaaccgccaccacccaccgctACCACCTCCGACCACCGTCGTCGCTGTAACCACCTCCGACCACCCAtgccaccaccatcgccaccgccgccacctacctccaccgtcatccaccaccaccgccaACCACCGCCAACCACCTCCGCCGCTACAACTGACACCTACCACCACGCCCTATCATCACCCATCACTGACCACCGCCATCTGATTTTATTCCTTCTTCTTTTTTCGCATACGAAACAACAAAAAGTAAttgttcattccattcacacatgtaaccaaacaagacatggaatggtaatgatcaattccattacctcattcattccattacctcgtccatttcattcactcgtccattccattaccccataccaaacagacccttatagaataacttgacccttcAAGAACTATATGTATTATATACGGGTAACTTAGAATTCCAGGGTGTACCATTTCAATGAATCGTGTAggggttgtaaacgagccaagacGCTTGTGACATACTTGGATCAGCCCGCTAAAAGCACAAAACAGTCCGAGCTTCAACAAGCCCAAGTTTGAGCTTAAAACTTAAGCTATGTTATAAACGAGCTCGGGCCCAAGCTGAACTAGGCTCATGCGCCTAAACGAGCATGTTACTATAAATAagtaattttattttatataataaatatattattaaataataaatattattttataaaaataactaaataatataaattgtattatatgcataaaattataataatagaaatatagaaaaataaaatatacatataaacatATAATATTCAATTAATAATAAATGAGGGATGAGATCGGAACCAAACCGATACCATACAGAAATATACCGAAAACGAGTAAAAGTATAAATTGAATACCGTACCAATTTTGTCGGTTTGGTACCAGTATCGTTGAAAATACCAAaaccaaaaacatgaaaaatgaataCTGATGTATAGATGGTGTTCTACAAGCTACAGCtattgatttttttataaatttaaaattttatttgTAGAAAATTATGAATAAGATGTTTGTAGAACTAACCGTTTGACAATGCTAAAACCGAGTATCATGAGATAAATACACCAAGAATACGTGTGAAAATTGCAGTTTTGTTTTTAGTTTTACTAAACGTTTGAAAGCCACAAAAGGATGTATATATTGCTTTAAAGTAGGAGAAACAGGAAAAACAActtttaatatataataaaatcaaGAATACCAGGGGGAAAATGAAATAATTAAAGGAAATATATTTCATACCTGTGAAGCTGCACTGAGATCTGAACTTTTTTCCACTAAATTGTCCAGCTTTTCACCTCTTTCAAGGACACTATCAATAGTCTTGTACTGTAAAAGAAACATATTTATGCATCACCAGAAACTTACAAAATAGTATTCATTTGATCAGTTATGTAATACACTAATACATAAATTATATGATATAAATGTTTATGATTTTAGACTGATGTAATCCAGTGATTAACACATATTGTatgttttgaaagtcaaaaaatTTTAATAACTAATAAAGCTTGACCTTTTGTATATATGTTGTGTTACAATATGCAATAATCACGTATATCAGCGTGCATACATCATAAACATAACTGTAACCGAACGTTAGTTCACAAGTCTGTTAAAAATTACTTACAAGTATGATTTTTGTTTCATCCAATTCCCTCTGAATTTTCAGCAGCTTGTCTGCCTGGGCAGGATCCTGATAGTTTGAAGGGAATCAAATAAAAACGAAAAACAATTTAGTACATGTTATCAACTTATGAAACAATTTAGTTTCGTTATAAGCATATAACTAAAACCTGAAATTTGGTCAAAGCTTCATCTAAATAAGGCCACGGTTGGCTGCAATCTGCTTGCACAGTTTTCCATGAATCACCGAAATTCTTTTGGTATTCATCTACCACCTAAACCAACAGTTAATCAACTTGGTGAACATAATGAAAGCACTTGGTGAACATAAAGAAACAAAGTTTAACAGGTCAAATGTCATTGGTAATACATGTACAAATTCAATTACTATAAATAAAGTATTAAGGGTGAATGGATATAATAAAAGAAGATGAAGGTTGGATAAACTTAGTAACTTACTTGGTTTAACAGAGAAAATGCACTTCGAACAGGATAGTGGTCATCCATAAAGCCCAAAGCGCAAAGACCATTTCTATTGTAGGAATGCACCTTGTATTCTGATTAACAAACGGACCAAACAAAACCTTACTTTCTGGTTCATCGAACATCATATCAAGAAAGCAATTATCCACGAAGAAGTAGTTTGAAAATACAATACACTAAATCACAAGCAAATAAACATGTAATGATTGTTACAGAAGTCGGTAATACCTAAATGTACACAAGTTGTGTTAAGTCATGGACTATACAATGGAAAGCGATGACTCAAGCTTCAGTGAACAAACTTCAACACATAATCAATCACATTTATTTACAGACAACTAGACAagatatatagagagagaatTATACATTAAAGCATACCAATATATTGAGACATTATCTTATCATCTATactagagtgaatttcaaggattgtcctttatcattatacccattttcaggcactgttctttatgttcaaaattgatgagttttgtcctttatgttttcatatcatacacgctttgtcctttaggcctaacccagttagttttttcagttaaatttggtcatatgctttgcacatgagggcgtttttgtcaattcaaaggtaagttcaacggcagatttacagctcaaagcttctgcaacctttgaattgacaaaaatgccctcatgtgcaaagcatatgaccaaatttaactgaaaaaactaactgggttaggcctaaagaaCAAAatgtgtatgatatgaaaacataaaggacaaaactcgtcaattttgaacatagagaacagcgcctgaaaatgggtataaagataaaggataatccttgaaattcactctctATACTATTATACATTTATACTTGCCCAACATACAACGCAATAAACAATTGAATACTAAAGTGTAAATGTCTAGAACCataatcaaa
Coding sequences:
- the LOC110930933 gene encoding VAMP-like protein YKT61 — its product is MKITALLVLKCNPDGSSDPIILANSTDVSHFGYFQRSSVKEFIVFVGRTVAKRTPPSQRQSVQHEEYKVHSYNRNGLCALGFMDDHYPVRSAFSLLNQVVDEYQKNFGDSWKTVQADCSQPWPYLDEALTKFQDPAQADKLLKIQRELDETKIILYKTIDSVLERGEKLDNLVEKSSDLSAASQMFYKQAKKTNQCCTIL